One Rosa chinensis cultivar Old Blush chromosome 3, RchiOBHm-V2, whole genome shotgun sequence DNA window includes the following coding sequences:
- the LOC121052305 gene encoding probable AMP deaminase produces MDDINACHICFKTYDLNVDLLDVHADKSTFHRFDKFNLKYNHCGQSRLREIFLKQDNLIQGRFLAKLTKQVFSDLSASKYQMAEHRISKYGRKQSEWDQMASWIVNNELYSENVVWLI; encoded by the exons ATGGATGACATAAACGCTTGTCACATTTGTTTCAAGACGTACGACCTGAATGTGGACCTTTTGGATGTTCATGCAGACAAAAGCACATTTCATCGTTTTGATAAGTTCAATCTGAAGTACAACCACTGTGGTCAAAGTAGGCTCAGGGAGATTTTCCTTAAGCAGGATAATCTTATCCAAG GCCGTTTCCTTGCTAAGCTGACAAAGCAAGTGTTTTCTGATCTTTCTGCCAGTAAATATCAG ATGGCTGAGCACAGAATATCAAAATATGGCAGGAAGCAAAGTGAGTGGGACCAAATGGCTAGTTGGATAGTGAACAATGAATTGTACAGTGAGAATGTTGTATGGTTGATATAG
- the LOC112192010 gene encoding glucan endo-1,3-beta-glucosidase, translated as MMKIQVLLYLTFAFLFFPGAHPATISFTNKCAFKVWPATLTSDDDKPQLASTGFELAPQASNSIDTPIPWYGRFWGRTNCFTDNLGMFTCDKPGDCASGQVSCNGKGGNKPATLVEINIPAGGGQDFYDVSLVDGFNLPISVAAQGGHAPGDCRSSSCSANVNAMCPSELQVTGAGGSVVGCMSACTKFNEPKYCCTPPNEKPETCPPTDYSMKFSQQCPEAYSYAYDDKKGTFTCSGGPNYAITFCP; from the exons ATGATGAAAATCCAAGTGCTTCTCTACCTCACCTTCgccttccttttctttccaG GCGCACATCCGGCAACAATTTCTTTCACAAACAAGTGCGCCTTCAAGGTCTGGCCAGCAACCCTAACTTCTGATGATGATAAACCTCAGTTAGCATCGACGGGGTTCGAGTTAGCACCCCAAGCTAGCAATTCCATAGACACTCCGATTCCATGGTATGGCCGCTTCTGGGGCCGTACCAATTGCTTCACGGACAATTTAGGAATGTTCACTTGTGACAAACCAGGGGATTGCGCATCCGGTCAGGTCTCATGCAACGGAAAAGGAGGAAATAAGCCAGCCACGTTGGTGGAAATTAATATCCCAGCAGGTGGGGGTCAAGATTTCTACGATGTTAGTCTTGTTGACGGCTTCAACTTGCCCATCTCCGTAGCAGCTCAAGGCGGTCACGCTCCAGGGGACTGTCGGAGCTCTAGCTGCAGCGCCAACGTGAATGCTATGTGTCCGAGTGAGCTACAAGTAACGGGGGCTGGCGGGAGCGTGGTTGGCTGCATGAGCGCGTGCACGAAGTTCAATGAGCCCAAGTACTGCTGCACTCCACCTAATGAAAAGCCAGAGACATGTCCTCCTACAGACTACTCTATGAAGTTTAGTCAACAATGCCCTGAGGCTTACAGCTACGCTTATGATGACAAGAAAGGCACATTCACTTGCTCCGGGGGACCTAACTACGCTATTACTTTCTGCCCATAA